The Kogia breviceps isolate mKogBre1 chromosome 2, mKogBre1 haplotype 1, whole genome shotgun sequence genome segment CATTTGACTCTGAATGCTCCATTACGTTTCAGATTTATTTCCAATCATTCAGAGCTGCATCCATGGGAGATAAAGGTGCCTTTGAGCTCCGGCACCTGCTGCTTCCCCCAAAAGTCAAGGGCTGACATCTGATGTCTTTATCCGCAGTCGGCGTGCTCCCCACTCCTAGGCCCACAGCCCCATTCACACCCAGCGAGGACTTCCATGCCCTGCACGCAGGTGGCAACGTGCGAGGCGCAGGGGGAGCCgacctcctccctctcttccctccgGCAGAGCCTGCCTGGGTCCCTGGGGGAGGCCTCTGCAGCTGGGTTTCTCCTTCGCTCCCTCCCCCACTGGGCGGCACCCAGTGCCCCAGGCGAGGTGCGTGTCTGCGGGTGCGGGGGAGGCGCTCGCAGGCTGCCTGGTGCtgcaggtggggggtggggctttctctcctggacggggaggcggggaggcgttGGGGGGAAGTGAGTCCTGGTAAAGTCCTTCAGATAAAGTACTCCTTTCTGCTGCTGTCTCCGTTGTCCTGGAGGGACGGGTCATCCTGCAGGGCCGCGTCGGCGCTCTCGGCAAACTCCGTGCCCTTGGCCTCGTTGGTGTGGTACGTGCCCTTGTGCCGGTACATGTAGTGCAgcatgaggaggaggaggcagaccAGCACGAAGGCCACGGCCGCGATCACGCCTGCAGGAGCGGAAACACAGGGCTCTGTGTCGGGGGAAGAGGCCgggctgggatgggggaggaCGCAGGCAGGGCCTACAAGGTTGTGCTGGGACAGACACACTGCTGGACAAACACCAAGGCCAGACAGGctggctccttcctgcctcacTCTTGCCCTGCCCAGGGCACCTGCCCCTCACCTGTGCCCATCTAAGCTACCCCtgacctcccctctccctccgtTCAGCATCGTCAGACTGAGGCTGGAATCTTACCCCAGAACTGACCCTGCTCTGAGGCGCTCCCAGTCCACTGAGGAAGGCACACCTAGTGTACCATCCACAGAACGCAACTCGAGAGTTTGCCTGAAACTGACAGGTTCGCGGGATTTGGAactttcagggatttttttttttttttaagagataagTTTAATTCAAAGAAttaggtattttatatatagctataaaaagggtggaaaaattattttataaagacacaatcattttttaaaacctggcAAATACAGAGAAACATAAATGGACGTTAACATGTGCTTAATCCTTCCGCTCAGAAATCACCCCAGTTAACAATTTGGTATCTTTCCCTCCCAAGAAGCATTCATGCTTAATCGAAGTTCTCCTTCAATCTTCAAATGAATGGCCCTCTCTAAACCTTTGTAACACTTTAGTATTTAGAACTTGCAATCATTTTCAAACTCTTCTTACTGGAGTCCTGCTGGCCGATTTACGATTCTCCAAACACTTTTTATTTGACCATTTTTCCATGTCTTTCCACGTGTTCTCTctgctgaaaatattttcccctcaGCTTGTCTTCCTGGTAAACTTGGATGCTGCCTTCAGAATCCAGCCTCTACCACCTCCTCTAAGAGGACTCCTTTGCCCTACTCTCCTGGCCCTGCAGAGCAAGTCACTCCATCCCTTAGCATTTCTGCTATACTTCGTACATCTGATAACTCTGAGTTTTAGAAGCAGGACAATCCCAGCTGAGGGGTTTCCTGGGCATGGGATTGAAGTGGGAAAACCGGAAGAGTGCCAGGAGAGGGCAGGGGCGAGGGCTGCCCA includes the following:
- the GYPC gene encoding glycophorin-C; the encoded protein is MSSPQVTSPPLPRQEPDPGMASSEMDIAVIAGVIAAVAFVLVCLLLLMLHYMYRHKGTYHTNEAKGTEFAESADAALQDDPSLQDNGDSSRKEYFI